In one Bacteroidota bacterium genomic region, the following are encoded:
- a CDS encoding aminopeptidase P family protein: MAISIMDLELRRKRAAAAFGTSNDIILIGAGMPISVPGGADQTFQFQPHPEYFWLTGRHREGGVLAFERNGGWTLFEPALSESEQVWGGSESPIGRPVTELDEWLKERSGRAVKWLGVPKDAEADKDLREAITHARRPKDASEIALMQRAATATAVGHAAGRAKIKIGATEREVQIDIESAMYHAGADRTGYGTIVGSGPNSTVLHSEPGTRKFQDGDVIVIDAGGAVDGYTADVTRTYPANGKFDADQQFIYDAVLRAQIETIEACKVGAEWTDIHGLSARLMAESLIEYGVIKCSVDEALETEVISMFFPHGIGHMVGLGVRDAGGPLPGREKKKVAGITLRMDIPLEAGYIVTVEPGLYFNRVLLRSEERRAKFKDAVDWARIEPWIGKLGVRIEDNILVTSDGPVNLTKAIPK; this comes from the coding sequence ATGGCTATAAGCATTATGGATCTTGAGCTTCGTCGCAAACGTGCCGCCGCCGCCTTTGGCACATCGAACGACATTATCCTCATTGGCGCGGGGATGCCGATCTCGGTCCCTGGCGGTGCGGACCAGACGTTTCAATTTCAACCTCATCCGGAATATTTCTGGCTCACGGGCCGTCACCGCGAGGGCGGTGTGCTAGCCTTCGAGCGTAACGGAGGCTGGACGCTATTCGAGCCGGCGCTCAGCGAGAGCGAGCAGGTCTGGGGCGGAAGCGAATCGCCAATCGGCAGGCCGGTCACCGAATTAGATGAGTGGCTGAAGGAGCGTAGTGGGCGCGCGGTCAAGTGGCTGGGTGTCCCGAAGGACGCCGAGGCTGACAAGGATTTGCGAGAAGCAATCACGCATGCACGGCGTCCCAAGGATGCCAGCGAGATAGCCCTGATGCAGCGTGCGGCAACGGCAACCGCCGTGGGTCATGCGGCAGGCCGCGCAAAGATCAAGATTGGCGCAACCGAGCGCGAAGTGCAGATCGATATCGAGTCTGCAATGTATCATGCCGGTGCGGACCGCACCGGTTACGGTACCATCGTCGGGTCGGGGCCGAATTCAACTGTTCTTCACTCGGAGCCCGGCACTCGCAAGTTCCAGGACGGCGATGTCATCGTGATTGATGCCGGTGGGGCAGTGGATGGATATACGGCAGATGTTACTCGCACTTACCCTGCTAATGGGAAGTTCGACGCAGATCAACAATTCATCTATGATGCAGTTCTTCGCGCGCAAATCGAGACGATCGAAGCGTGTAAGGTGGGTGCCGAATGGACCGATATTCACGGCCTTTCGGCACGACTGATGGCGGAGTCTCTCATCGAGTACGGCGTCATCAAGTGCTCAGTCGATGAGGCACTGGAGACCGAGGTTATCTCGATGTTTTTCCCGCATGGGATCGGTCACATGGTGGGACTCGGTGTTCGCGATGCTGGCGGTCCGCTGCCCGGCCGCGAGAAGAAGAAAGTTGCCGGCATCACGCTCCGCATGGATATACCGCTGGAAGCCGGATACATTGTTACCGTCGAACCCGGTCTCTATTTCAATCGAGTTTTGCTCCGTAGCGAAGAGCGCCGAGCGAAGTTCAAAGATGCCGTTGATTGGGCACGCATCGAGCCATGGATCGGCAAGCTCGGCGTGCGTATTGAGGATAATATCCTCGTTACTTCAGATGGCCCGGTGAACCTGACGAAGGCAATTCCCAAGTAG